In Sedimenticola thiotaurini, the following proteins share a genomic window:
- a CDS encoding DMT family transporter, whose product MKSRTWQADGLLMVTAIIWGLAFVAQRASMEHIGPFVFNSARFALGCLSLLPLLWWRRNGPAQPFRPLLLGSLAAGTLLFAGSSLQQIGLVYTTAANAGFITGLYIVMVPILALFWRHKTDAYTWIGAFVSLVGLFMLSMTDQWTLAYGDLLELIGALFWAGHVLLIGWLCRRLDPIRLALGQFLVCTLLSLGAALLWEQFDLQALSNVWVPIGYAGILSVGVAYTLQVVAQRHAPAAHAAIILSLESVFAALGGWLLLDESLGTRGLLGCAIMLSGMLISQLPVMRDRSRPEPA is encoded by the coding sequence ATGAAATCACGCACCTGGCAAGCCGATGGCCTGTTGATGGTCACCGCCATTATCTGGGGACTCGCCTTTGTGGCGCAGCGCGCCAGCATGGAGCATATCGGTCCGTTTGTCTTCAACAGCGCCCGCTTTGCCCTGGGCTGCCTGTCACTGCTGCCACTGCTCTGGTGGCGCAGAAACGGCCCGGCTCAGCCGTTCCGCCCCCTGCTTCTGGGTAGTCTGGCGGCCGGTACACTGCTGTTTGCCGGATCGTCACTGCAGCAGATCGGCCTGGTCTACACCACCGCCGCCAATGCCGGTTTCATTACCGGGCTCTATATCGTTATGGTGCCGATCCTGGCCCTGTTCTGGCGTCACAAGACCGATGCCTACACCTGGATCGGCGCGTTCGTTTCCCTGGTCGGACTGTTCATGCTGAGCATGACGGATCAATGGACCCTGGCCTACGGGGATCTGCTGGAGCTGATCGGCGCCCTGTTCTGGGCCGGCCACGTGTTGCTGATCGGCTGGCTCTGCCGCCGGCTGGATCCGATCCGCCTGGCACTGGGGCAATTCCTGGTCTGTACCCTGCTGAGTCTCGGCGCGGCGCTGCTCTGGGAGCAGTTTGATCTGCAGGCCCTGTCCAACGTCTGGGTTCCAATCGGCTATGCGGGCATTCTCTCGGTGGGGGTCGCCTACACCCTGCAGGTGGTGGCACAACGCCACGCCCCGGCCGCCCACGCCGCTATCATTTTAAGCCTGGAGTCGGTGTTCGCGGCACTGGGGGGCTGGCTGCTGCTGGATGAGTCACTGGGCACCCGCGGTCTGCTGGGTTGCGCCATCATGTTGAGCGGCATGCTGATCTCCCAGTTACCGGTGATGCGGGACCGGTCCCGACCGGAACCGGCCTGA
- a CDS encoding ABC transporter substrate-binding protein, which translates to MKHIQLRAMLLMLLLCISGLAVAETMKIRMGTEGAYPPFNLIDKNGELAGFDVEIGKALCAAMKAECEWVTSDWEGIIPALLSKKFDTIIASMSITEERKEKVAFTDKYYTTPVRFARAKGTDFEISDEALKGKIVGVQASTVAENFLRGRFGDIVEVRAYGTQDEANLDLLSGRVDLLLADSFVLGEFLKSESGQAAEFVGPGYTDKKYLGEGIGIAVRKEDTALLEKLNQAIKQIREDGTYARINDKYFDFDVYGE; encoded by the coding sequence ATGAAACATATCCAACTACGGGCCATGCTCCTGATGCTGCTGCTCTGTATTAGTGGCCTGGCAGTGGCTGAAACGATGAAGATCCGTATGGGAACCGAAGGTGCCTATCCTCCGTTCAACCTGATCGACAAGAATGGCGAACTGGCCGGATTTGATGTCGAGATCGGCAAAGCCCTCTGTGCGGCAATGAAAGCGGAATGTGAATGGGTAACCTCGGATTGGGAGGGCATCATCCCGGCTCTGCTGTCGAAGAAGTTCGATACCATTATCGCTTCCATGTCGATTACTGAAGAGCGCAAGGAAAAAGTCGCTTTCACCGACAAGTACTACACCACCCCGGTTCGGTTCGCCCGGGCCAAGGGAACCGATTTCGAGATCAGCGATGAGGCACTGAAGGGCAAGATCGTTGGTGTGCAGGCATCCACTGTCGCGGAGAATTTCCTGCGTGGTCGTTTCGGAGACATCGTGGAAGTGCGCGCCTACGGCACCCAGGACGAGGCCAATCTGGACCTGTTGTCCGGTCGGGTGGACCTGCTGTTGGCCGACTCCTTTGTACTGGGTGAGTTCCTGAAGTCAGAGAGTGGTCAGGCGGCTGAATTTGTCGGCCCCGGCTATACCGATAAAAAGTATCTTGGTGAAGGCATCGGCATCGCGGTAAGGAAAGAGGATACGGCGTTGCTGGAGAAACTGAACCAGGCGATCAAACAGATCCGTGAGGACGGCACCTACGCCCGGATCAATGATAAATACTTCGACTTCGACGTGTATGGCGAATGA
- a CDS encoding ABC transporter permease: MFDLKGYGGLLLDGLWLTIAVGLSSMLLAIFLGLLGSWAKLSRNRLANFLADTYTTVVRGIPELILLLLVYFGIPTLIQDIAQRFGHDITIDLNPFLAGTLAIGFIYGAFSTEVFRGAFNSIHPGQLEAARAMGMNRLLAFRRILLPQAMRFALPGLGNVWMVLIKATALVSIIQLEELMRKTKIAANATHQPFTFYLLASLIYLGLTVVSMLLQQRAERWANRGVAGR; this comes from the coding sequence ATGTTTGACCTGAAAGGATATGGCGGCCTGCTACTGGACGGCCTCTGGTTGACCATTGCTGTTGGCCTCAGCTCCATGCTGCTGGCCATTTTTCTGGGGCTGCTCGGTTCCTGGGCGAAACTGTCCAGGAACCGGTTGGCCAATTTTCTGGCCGACACCTATACCACGGTGGTGCGTGGTATCCCGGAGCTGATCCTGCTGTTGCTGGTCTATTTTGGTATCCCGACCCTGATTCAGGATATCGCCCAGCGCTTCGGCCACGACATCACCATCGACCTGAACCCTTTCCTGGCCGGTACCCTGGCGATCGGTTTTATCTATGGCGCATTCAGCACCGAGGTGTTCAGGGGGGCGTTTAATTCCATTCACCCCGGCCAGCTGGAAGCGGCCCGGGCCATGGGGATGAATCGCCTGCTCGCCTTCCGGCGTATTCTGCTGCCCCAGGCGATGCGTTTTGCGCTGCCCGGTCTCGGCAATGTCTGGATGGTGCTGATCAAGGCCACGGCGCTGGTCTCCATCATTCAGCTGGAAGAGTTGATGCGCAAGACCAAGATCGCCGCCAACGCCACCCACCAGCCCTTTACCTTCTATCTGCTCGCCTCCCTGATCTATCTGGGACTGACCGTGGTCTCCATGCTGCTGCAGCAGCGGGCGGAACGTTGGGCCAACCGCGGCGTCGCGGGGAGGTGA
- a CDS encoding ABC transporter permease: MMDLEVIWENLPKLLQGAQLTLEITVISLLIGLAIAIPFALMRLSRHAVLWMPAYAYILYFRGTPLLVQLFLIYYGSGQFRAELSDLGLWGFFRDAYFCGVVALTLNTGAYTAEILRGAIQAVPAGDIEAARACGMSKVLMYRRIILPKAIRLAWPMYGNEVVFLMQATSLVSVITLLDLTGVAGRIISKTFAVYEIYITTAVLYLIITYAIVFVFRRIERRLNRHQA, translated from the coding sequence ATGATGGATCTGGAGGTCATCTGGGAAAATCTGCCAAAACTGCTTCAGGGCGCCCAGCTCACCCTGGAGATCACCGTCATCAGTCTGCTGATCGGGCTGGCGATTGCCATACCGTTCGCCCTGATGCGGCTCTCCCGCCATGCGGTGCTGTGGATGCCCGCCTACGCCTATATTCTCTATTTCCGGGGTACGCCGCTGCTGGTGCAGCTGTTCCTGATCTACTACGGCAGTGGGCAGTTCCGGGCCGAGCTGAGTGATCTGGGGCTGTGGGGTTTTTTCCGCGATGCTTACTTCTGCGGGGTGGTGGCCCTGACCCTGAATACCGGTGCCTACACGGCGGAGATCCTGCGTGGTGCCATCCAGGCGGTGCCGGCGGGGGATATTGAAGCGGCCCGGGCCTGCGGTATGAGCAAAGTGCTGATGTACCGGCGTATTATCCTACCCAAGGCTATCCGCCTGGCGTGGCCCATGTACGGCAATGAGGTGGTGTTTCTGATGCAGGCCACCTCTCTGGTCAGCGTGATCACGCTGCTGGATCTGACCGGTGTGGCGGGTCGTATCATCTCCAAGACCTTTGCGGTCTATGAAATCTATATCACCACGGCGGTGCTCTACCTGATTATCACTTACGCGATTGTATTCGTGTTCCGCCGCATCGAGCGTCGACTGAACCGTCACCAGGCGTGA
- a CDS encoding c-type cytochrome, with protein sequence MPSSRCLYSLICTLFSCLISGTAAAVEPGPVRSEPQQYNLGLGRVIFTTQCIKCHGKPDSGAPQLGAVNDWEERLKRPLPLLISHAINGHGEMPPKGGLDELTEHDISAAVAYVVNRSRRLFVEYGGHSTLLFDKICSEDRQLETCQQSRLHNTLLLQMLWLITGQKKE encoded by the coding sequence ATGCCCAGCAGCCGTTGTTTATACTCCCTCATATGCACCCTGTTCAGTTGCCTGATCAGCGGTACAGCCGCAGCGGTGGAACCGGGCCCGGTCAGGAGCGAACCACAGCAGTACAATCTTGGCTTGGGTCGCGTGATATTCACCACCCAGTGCATCAAGTGTCATGGCAAACCGGACTCCGGCGCTCCGCAACTGGGCGCCGTGAATGACTGGGAGGAGCGGCTCAAGCGACCGCTGCCCTTGCTGATCAGCCACGCTATCAACGGCCATGGCGAGATGCCGCCCAAGGGGGGCCTGGACGAACTCACCGAACACGATATCTCAGCTGCGGTGGCTTACGTGGTGAATCGCAGCCGTCGCCTGTTCGTGGAGTACGGGGGTCACTCCACCCTGCTGTTCGACAAGATCTGCAGCGAAGACAGACAACTGGAGACCTGCCAGCAGTCACGCCTGCATAACACCCTGCTGCTGCAGATGCTGTGGCTGATCACCGGGCAGAAAAAAGAGTAG
- the lpdA gene encoding dihydrolipoyl dehydrogenase, with amino-acid sequence MSNIEQIHVPNIGEFDNVEIIEILVSVGDAINIDDPLITLESDKASMEIPSPLSGTVQEIHVNLGDKVSEGSLILSLEKAVEPKVAAQEPQPLVQKNASSGAAPGDAGKTVLKDVYVPNIGDFENVDVIEVLVAPGDRIHEETPVITLESDKASMEVPSPGSGTVHSVHAKVGDQVSQGDLILTLEVASPRGAGTTATATTDSAPVPVIPGLAVDDQPTPYIGNADLQADVVVLGAGPGGYTAAFRAADLGKKVILIERYSNLGGVCLNVGCIPSKALLHAAKVLEESRDFRKHGLKFVEPEVDLDALREWKNGVVSRLTGGLAGLAKQRKVQVVHGYGRFIDQNNIEVTDAEGATTTVGFTQCIIAAGSTAVKLPFLPEDPRIIDSTGALQLKEIPKRMLVIGGGIIGLEMATVYHALGSQITVVEMLDNLITGADKDIVKPLHKRLEKQYEAIYTQTRVAKVEALKKGLKVTFEGAKAPEPQLYDSILVAVGRSPNGHKIEAQNAGVAVDKHGFIQVDKQQRTNVPHIFAIGDLVGQPMLAHKAVHEGKVAAEVCAGLSTFFDAWVIPSVAYTDPEIAWVGKTEAEAKAEGIKYGKGTFPWMASGRSLSLGRDEGITKMIFDQESGQVIGAGIVGPNAGDLIAEVCLAIEMGCDASDISLTVHPHPTLSETVAMAAEAFEGTLTDLYIPKRKK; translated from the coding sequence ATGAGCAACATTGAACAGATTCATGTCCCCAACATCGGGGAGTTCGACAATGTGGAGATTATCGAGATTCTGGTATCGGTAGGGGACGCGATCAACATCGACGACCCCCTGATCACCCTGGAGAGCGACAAGGCCTCCATGGAGATACCCTCACCTCTATCGGGAACGGTGCAGGAGATCCACGTCAACCTGGGCGACAAGGTCTCGGAAGGGAGCCTGATTCTGAGCCTGGAGAAGGCGGTAGAGCCGAAGGTCGCTGCCCAGGAGCCGCAACCCCTGGTGCAGAAGAACGCCAGTAGCGGTGCGGCGCCCGGTGATGCCGGAAAGACCGTCCTGAAGGATGTCTACGTGCCCAATATCGGCGACTTCGAGAACGTGGATGTGATCGAGGTACTGGTGGCACCAGGCGACCGCATCCATGAAGAGACACCGGTTATCACCCTGGAGAGCGACAAGGCCTCCATGGAAGTACCCTCCCCCGGCAGCGGTACAGTCCATTCAGTGCACGCCAAAGTTGGGGACCAGGTCTCCCAGGGCGACCTGATCCTCACCCTGGAGGTGGCCAGCCCCCGTGGCGCCGGCACCACGGCCACAGCCACAACCGATTCTGCCCCGGTTCCGGTCATTCCGGGACTGGCCGTCGATGACCAGCCAACCCCCTACATCGGCAACGCCGACCTGCAGGCCGACGTGGTGGTCCTGGGTGCCGGCCCCGGTGGGTATACCGCCGCCTTCCGGGCCGCTGACCTGGGCAAGAAAGTGATCCTGATCGAACGCTACAGCAACCTGGGCGGGGTCTGCCTGAACGTCGGCTGTATCCCCTCCAAGGCGCTGTTGCATGCCGCCAAAGTGCTGGAGGAGTCACGGGACTTCCGCAAGCACGGCTTGAAATTCGTTGAGCCGGAAGTGGATCTGGACGCCCTGCGGGAGTGGAAAAACGGCGTGGTCTCCCGCCTCACCGGCGGTCTGGCCGGGCTGGCCAAGCAGCGCAAGGTCCAGGTGGTGCACGGCTACGGCAGATTCATTGACCAGAACAATATCGAAGTCACCGACGCGGAAGGCGCCACCACCACCGTCGGCTTCACCCAATGCATCATCGCCGCCGGCTCCACAGCGGTGAAGTTGCCGTTCCTGCCGGAAGATCCACGCATCATCGACTCCACCGGCGCACTGCAACTGAAAGAGATCCCCAAGCGCATGCTGGTGATCGGCGGTGGCATTATCGGCCTGGAGATGGCCACCGTCTATCACGCCCTGGGCAGCCAGATCACCGTGGTGGAGATGCTCGACAACCTGATCACCGGCGCCGACAAGGATATTGTCAAACCGCTGCATAAACGGCTGGAGAAACAGTACGAGGCGATCTACACCCAGACCCGGGTCGCCAAGGTGGAGGCTCTCAAGAAGGGCTTGAAAGTTACCTTCGAAGGGGCCAAGGCGCCTGAACCGCAGCTCTACGACTCGATCCTGGTGGCGGTGGGACGCTCCCCCAATGGCCACAAGATCGAGGCCCAGAACGCCGGTGTGGCGGTGGACAAGCACGGTTTCATCCAGGTGGACAAACAGCAGCGCACCAACGTGCCCCATATCTTCGCTATCGGCGACCTGGTGGGCCAGCCCATGCTGGCGCACAAAGCGGTGCATGAGGGCAAGGTGGCGGCCGAAGTGTGTGCCGGTCTCAGCACCTTCTTCGACGCCTGGGTGATTCCATCGGTTGCCTACACCGACCCGGAGATCGCCTGGGTCGGCAAGACCGAGGCGGAGGCCAAGGCCGAAGGCATCAAGTACGGCAAGGGCACCTTCCCCTGGATGGCCAGCGGCCGCTCTCTCTCCCTGGGCAGGGACGAGGGGATCACCAAGATGATTTTCGACCAGGAGAGTGGCCAGGTGATCGGTGCCGGTATTGTCGGTCCCAACGCCGGGGATCTGATCGCCGAGGTGTGTCTGGCGATCGAGATGGGCTGTGACGCGTCCGATATCAGCCTCACCGTCCATCCCCACCCAACCCTGTCTGAGACAGTGGCTATGGCAGCGGAAGCGTTCGAAGGCACCCTCACCGATCTCTACATACCGAAACGTAAAAAGTAA
- the aceF gene encoding dihydrolipoyllysine-residue acetyltransferase translates to MTIKEIVVPDIGDFTDVELIEILVAPGDAVAVDDPLITLESDKASMEIPSPEAGVVKELKVALGDKVSEGSPILLMEVVADAGVAQPAEPPAAPAAPQPTAPVTPDPAPTPAAAPAAASAAPAADLRHVSFERTHASPSVRRIAREKGIDLNTLQGTGRKGRITREDLANAGQRVLQALVSGQLEEPKPAAPAAGSGIPPIPEQDFSKFGEVEFQPLSKIKRLTGINLSRSWLNVPHVTHHDETDITEVEAFRKSLKAEAEKQGVRVTLLSFFMKACAATLKAYPTFNSSLDGSGENLILKKYFHIGVAVDTPNGLVVPVIRDVDQKSIFQISAELMEMSAKARDKKLKPGDMQGATFTISSLGGIGGTAFTPIVNAPEVAILGLTRSQMKPVWNGSEFVPRLMQPMSLSYDHRVIDGAQAAHFVRHLGVLMNDVRRLLL, encoded by the coding sequence GTGACCATTAAAGAGATAGTTGTACCGGACATCGGTGACTTCACAGACGTTGAACTGATCGAGATCCTGGTTGCCCCCGGTGACGCGGTTGCCGTGGATGATCCCCTGATCACTCTGGAGAGTGACAAGGCCTCCATGGAGATCCCCTCCCCTGAGGCCGGTGTGGTCAAAGAGCTCAAAGTGGCGTTGGGAGACAAGGTCTCGGAAGGCAGTCCGATCCTGCTGATGGAGGTTGTCGCCGATGCCGGCGTGGCGCAACCGGCCGAGCCCCCTGCCGCACCGGCAGCGCCGCAACCGACGGCTCCGGTCACTCCGGACCCGGCCCCGACTCCGGCAGCTGCACCGGCCGCCGCCAGTGCCGCGCCGGCCGCCGATCTGCGCCATGTCTCCTTCGAGCGCACCCACGCCAGTCCGTCGGTACGCCGTATCGCCCGGGAGAAGGGCATTGACCTGAACACCCTGCAGGGTACCGGCCGCAAGGGCCGTATCACCCGGGAAGACCTGGCCAACGCCGGACAACGGGTCCTGCAGGCCCTGGTTAGTGGCCAACTGGAAGAACCAAAACCGGCCGCCCCAGCCGCCGGGTCGGGCATCCCGCCCATCCCCGAACAGGACTTCTCCAAGTTTGGCGAGGTGGAGTTCCAGCCCCTGAGCAAAATCAAGCGCCTGACCGGTATCAACCTCAGTCGCTCCTGGCTCAACGTACCCCATGTCACCCATCACGACGAAACCGACATCACCGAGGTGGAGGCGTTCCGCAAATCCCTCAAGGCGGAGGCGGAAAAACAGGGCGTACGGGTCACCCTGCTGAGCTTCTTCATGAAGGCCTGTGCAGCCACCCTGAAGGCCTATCCAACCTTCAACTCCTCCCTGGACGGCAGCGGTGAGAACCTGATCCTGAAGAAGTATTTCCATATCGGGGTCGCGGTCGACACCCCGAATGGCCTGGTGGTGCCGGTGATCCGGGATGTGGATCAGAAGAGTATTTTCCAGATCTCCGCCGAACTGATGGAGATGAGCGCCAAGGCGCGGGACAAGAAGCTGAAACCGGGAGATATGCAGGGTGCCACCTTCACTATCTCCAGCCTGGGTGGTATCGGTGGCACCGCCTTTACCCCCATTGTCAATGCGCCGGAAGTGGCCATTCTCGGTCTCACCCGCTCCCAGATGAAACCGGTCTGGAACGGCAGTGAGTTTGTTCCCCGCCTGATGCAGCCGATGTCGCTCTCCTACGACCATCGGGTGATCGATGGTGCCCAGGCCGCGCACTTCGTGCGTCACCTCGGCGTACTCATGAATGACGTGCGGCGGTTGCTGCTCTGA